A region from the Triticum aestivum cultivar Chinese Spring chromosome 3D, IWGSC CS RefSeq v2.1, whole genome shotgun sequence genome encodes:
- the LOC123078267 gene encoding protein transport protein SEC23-1, with the protein MEDTPPQPQAAHASPPFPAIFTPPSALSSTSLRGSPTVPSPAHFSTPPGPPVFSSPLRPAAVPFRTTPISPQAVPFASRTASSSSSVSLPTSSAPHTMNGAATPHSHAPSVAPSLEDSSIDSPYVLFSARKVLKQKKLLNAPSLGFGALVSPGREVSPGPEALERDPRRCLNCGAYVNLYCDVLIGSGQWQCVICKKLNSSEGEFVVSSKQDLVQWPELVSSTVDYVHPGNRRPGLIPVPVLRVSGPIFILIDECLDEAHLQHLQGSLHAFVDSLPPTARIGIISYGRTVSVYDFSEGAAVSADVLPGSKSLAQESLKVLIYGTGVYLSPIHASLPVAHTIFSSLRPYQFGVAEVSRDRCLGAAVEVALGIIQGPSAELSRGIIKRSGGNCRILVCAGGPNTFGPGSTPHSVQHPNYAYLEKTAMKYMESLGHEARRHSTIVDILCAGTCPVRVPVLQPLAKCSGGVLLLHDDFGEAFGVNLQRASTKAAGSHGLFEIRCSDGMLVTQVIGPGEEASPDSHETFKHDTSFCIQMHSVEGTQSFSVSLETKADIRNDFIYFQFAVRYSNMYQTESTRVITSRLQTVDGLSAYLSSVQEDVASVIIGKRTVLRARTASDSLDMRLTIDERIKDIALKFGTQVPKSKLYRFPKELSSLPECLFHLRRGPLLGSIIGHEDERSVLRSLFLNASFDLSLRMLAPRCIMHREGGTFEELPAYDLTMQSNCAVVLDHGTDIFIWLGAELATQEGQTQAALAACRTLAEELSELRFPAPRILSFREGSSQARYFVSRLIPAHKDPTYEQESRFPQLRTLAPELRARLKSSFIHFDDPSFCEWMRSLKLVPPEPS; encoded by the exons ATGGAGGACACGCCGCCGCAGCCTCAGGCGGCGCACGCATCTCCTCCGTTCCCGGCGATCTTCACCCCTCCGAGCGCTCTCTCCTCGACGTCCTTGCGGGGCAGCCCCACCGTCCCCAGCCCCGCGCACTTCAGCACACCACCGGGCCCGCCCGTCTTCTCCTCGCCGCTGCGTCCCGCCGCCGTGCCATTCCGCACTACCCCGATCTCCCCTCAGGCGGTACCCttcgcctcccgcaccgcctcctcATCGTCCTCCGTCTCCCTCCCCACATCCTCCGCGCCGCACACCATGAACGGCGCGGCCACCCCTCACAGCCACGCGCCCTCCGTGGCGCCGTCTCTGGAGGACTCCAGCATCGACTCCCCATACGTCCTCTTCTCTGCCCGCAAG GTCCTGAAGCAGAAGAAACTGCTGAATGCCCCTAGCTTGGGGTTCGGAGCTCTTGTTTCACCAGGGAGGGAGGTATCACCAGGTCCCGAAGCCTTGGAGCGTGATCCCCGCCGGTGCCTGAACTGTGGGGCTTATGTGAATTTGTACTGTGATGTGTTGATTGGCTCTGGGCAATGGCAGTGTGTCATTTGCAAAAAGCTGAACAGCAGTGAGGGGGAATTTGTGGTCTCCAGCAAGCAGGACCTGGTTCAGTGGCCAGAGCTCGTGTCCTCGACTGTCGATTATGTGCATCCAGGGAATAGGCGGCCAGGCTTGATCCCGGTGCCTGTCTTGAGGGTCTCTGGTCCCATTTTTATTCTCATAGATGAGTGTCTTGATGAGGCGCACCTGCAGCATCTACAGGGCTCCTTGCATGCATTTGTGGATTCGCTCCCTCCTACAGCAAGGATTGGAATCATCTCCTATGGTAGAACTGTCTCTGTGTATGATTTTTCGGAAGGGGCGGCGGTGTCAGCGGATGTGCTACCCGGTAGTAAGTCGCTTGCCCAAGAGTCATTGAAGGTGCTAATCTACGGGACAGGGGTGTATTTGTCTCCTATACATGCTTCGCTGCCTGTTGCACACACAATATTCTCATCCCTGAGACCCTATCAGTTTGGTGTGGCGGAAGTATCGAGGGACCGATGCCTTGGTGCAGCGGTGGAGGTTGCCCTTGGTATTATTCAAGGGCCGTCAGCGGAGTTGTCTCGTGGAATCATCAAGAGATCAGGAGGCAACTGCAGGATCTTGGTGTGTGCTGGTGGCCCCAACACGTTTGGACCAGGATCAACACCTCATTCTGTTCAACACCCAAACTATGCTTACCTGGAGAAGACAGCTATGAAGTACATGGAGAGTCTTGGTCATGAAGCACGGAGACACAGTACCATCGTTGACATTCTTTGTGCTGGAACATGCCCTGTGAGGGTTCCTGTCCTACAGCCACTGGCGAAGTGTTCTGGTGGTGTGCTTTTACTTCATGATGATTTTGGAGAGGCCTTTGGGGTCAACTTGCAGAGGGCGTCAACTAAAGCAGCTGGCTCTCATGGCTTATTTGAGATTAGATGTTCAGATGGCATGCTTGTCACTCAAGTAATTGGCCCTGGTGAAGAGGCTTCTCCTGATTCTCATGAAACATTCAAGCATGACACTTCATTTTGTATCCAGATGCATAGTGTTGAGGGGACACAGAGTTTTTCCGTGTCTTTGGAGACAAAGGCAGATATCAGGAATGATTTCATTTACTTCCAGTTTGCAGTCCGTTACTCTAATATGTATCAAACAGAAAGCACAAGGGTGATCACTAGCAGGCTGCAAACGGTTGATGGTTTGTCTGCATATCTTTCAAGTGTGCAAGAAGATGTAGCTTCAGTAATCATTGGTAAGAGAACTGTCTTGCGCGCCAGGACTGCCTCCGATTCTCTTGACATGAGGCTCACAATTGACGAAAGAATTAAGGACATAGCTCTCAAATTTGGTACCCAGGTTCCAAAATCAAAGCTTTATCGGTTCCCAAAAGAGCTGTCATCACTCCCTGAGTGTTTGTTTCATTTGAGAAGGGGGCCACTCTTAGGTAGCATAATAGGACATGAAGATGAAAGATCAGTTCTGAGGAGTTTGTTCTTGAATGCATCATTTGACCTCTCGCTCCGTATGCTTGCACCTCGTTGTATAATGCATCGAGAAGGTGGCACATTTGAGGAGCTGCCAGCATATGATCTGACCATGCAATCTAATTGTGCAGTGGTACTGGATCATGGAACAGATATTTTCATCTGGTTG GGTGCTGAACTAGCAACCcaagaaggacaaactcaagcaGCTTTGGCAGCATGTCGTACGCTGGCAGAAGAGCTAAGTGAACTCCGTTTTCCAGCTCCCAGGATACTTTCATTCAGA GAAGGGAGCTCTCAGGCTAGATACTTTGTCTCACGCCTGATCCCAGCTCACAAGGACCCTACTTATGAGCAG GAGTCGAGATTTCCTCAGCTACGGACCCTTGCTCCTGAACTGAGGGCCAGGCTAAAGAGCAGCTTCATCCACTTTGATGACCCTAGCTTTTGCGAGTGGATGCGCAGCCTCAAATTGGTCCCGCCGGAACCAAGCTAA